CTAGAAAAAATTGAACTAAGATGGAACAGGTCCGCGATGTGGACTTGTCGCGGGCCTCACTGTTTTATGacccaaaatttcaaaattcatttttgtaTTGAAATTAACTAGGTCTGCGACATGGGGTTGTCGCGGACCTTACTAGTTGGGCTTCGTCCAAggtctcttttattttcttttagcaataccaagaaaataaattataatttttaattaaaaacacACAATATCTCACAGGTTACCTCTTACGTAACACCTAATTAATTATTGCGGCATGACCCAGCTCTTGTTTCACTCATTTTCCAATTCGATGGTTTCCTCCTCACGGTCAATATCATTTCCAAAGTAGTACTTGAATCTTTGTCCATTTATCAAAAATGTAGACGTCTTCATTATATTCCACAATTCCATAGCTCCATGCGATGTCATACACACCACTTCAAAAGGTCCACTCCACTTGGACCGAAACTTTCCTGGAAAGAGCTTGAGCCTATAGTTGAAAAGGAGTACCTTTTGCCCTGGTTAGAAATTTTGAGGGACAATGTGCTTGTCATGACACCGCTTTGTTTTCTCTTTATACAGCTTAGCATTTTCATAGGCATGTAGCCTAAACTCTTCTTACTCATGCAATTGATCCAATCTCTTCTGTCCAGCTAACTCTGGATTCAAATTAAGCTTCTTGATTAGATAGTACACTTGATACTCTAGCTCCACTGGTAGGTGACACTCTTTACCAAACACCATCTGATAAGGGGATGTCCCGATGGGGTTTTATAAGCAGTTCTATATGCCCATAACGCCTCATCTAGCTTTTCTGCCCAATGCTTCTGTTGTGCATTGACAGtcttttgtataatttgctTCACCTCCCTATTGGAGACTTCCACTTGTCCACTATTCTATGGATGATAAGTTGTGGCTATCTTGTTGCACACCTCATATTTAACCAAGAGGTTCTTCACTGTTTGATTGATGAAGTATGATCCTTCATCACTGATAATCACCTTGGGAGTTCCAAAACAAGTGAAGATGTGCTTCTTAAGGAACTTGCTTACCACCTTTGAGTCATTTGTGGGAAGGGCTACTACTTCAACCCATTTAGATACATAATCCACTGCCACCAATATATATTGATTCTCACAAGATGATGGAAACAGACCCATGAAGTTCATTCCCCATACATGGAGATTTCAACTTCCAGAATGTTGTTCAAAGGCATTTCATGTCTCCTTGATATTGTACCCACTCTTTGACACTGATTACAGTTCTTTACATACTCTACAACATCTTTGAACAAAGTAGGCCAAAAGAAACCTGATTAGAGCACATTATAGGCAGTACACTCTCCTCCATTATGGCCGATATATGGTGATGAATGGCAactatccaacacttggtgCACCTCCACTTCTAGAACACACCTCCTAACCATTCGGTCAACACCTTGCTTGAATAGATAAGGTTCATCCCAAATGTAGAACCTGACATCATACATAAGCTTCTTCTTTTGTTGCGAAGTAGCATCAGGAGGAAACACTCCACTAACAATGTAGTTCACAATATCAGCATACCATGGAAGTTCTTGTACCTCTATTGCCAACAGTTTCTCATCTGGAAACTCTTCCTTTATCGACTTCTACTCACCTACATGGGATGAATCTTCTTATCTTAATAGGTGGTCTGCTATTTGATTTTTGTATTCTCTCCTAACTTTGATTTCAATATCGAACTCTTGTAGCGATAGAATCCATCTTATGATCCTTGGATTGGCATCTTTCTTGTTGAAAAGGTACCTAAGAGCTGCATGGTCAGTATAAATAGTCATTTTTGTACCTACCAGGCAAGAGCGGAATTTATCAAATGCACAAACCAACGCCAGCATTTCCTTCTCCGTGAACATGTAGTTGGCTTGAGCATAGTTAAGAGTCTTGTTGGAATAATAAATGGagtgaaatattttctcctttctttgtcCCAAAACTGCTCCCACAAAGCTTTTTTTTAAGAGTTCAAAGGCCTACAaacatttatcatcaaaaataaattttacctccTTTTCAAGTCTAGCAATCTTTGATAAATCATCGATAGAATCCGGCATGACCTAGAAAACTGCGGACTCCTTTCACTGAAATTGGTGGTGGAAGCTTCTCAATCACTTCAATTTTAGCTTTGTCCACCTCCAAACCATCTTTTGACACTTTATGCCCCAACACGATACCCTCTTTTACCAGGAAATGACATTTCTCCCAGTTTAAGATAAGAGTTATTTCTTCACACCTTGCTAgtactttctctagattttgCAAATAGAGATCAAAAGACTCTCCAAAAATTGAAAAGTCATTCATAAAAATCTCaacaaactcttccaccatatcatgaaatatagcaATCATGCACCTCTGAAAAGTGGCAGAAGCATTGCAAAGACCAAATGACATATGCTTAAATGCATATGTCCCATACGGGCATGTgaatgttttcttttcttggtcCTCCAGTGCAATGGTAATTTGGTTGTAACCTGAATACCCTTCCAAGAAACAATACTACTCTTGGCCTACTAACCTGTCaagcatttggtcaataaatGGTAAAAGGTGGTGATCTTTTCTCGTGGCATCATTTAACTTTCTGTAGTCCATGTATATGTGCCACCCTATTACTGTTCTTGTGGGGATTAGCTCACTCTTCTCATTAGTCACCACAGTCATTCCCCCCCCCCTTTTTAGTACACACTAAACTGGGCTTACCCACTTACTATTAGAGATTGGGTATAGTATGCCTGCATCTagccacttaattatctctttctttatAACCTCTTTTATGATGGGGTTCAACCGGTGTTGTGGTTGTGCACTAGCCTTATGTCCTTCTCCCATGAAAATTCTATGCATGCATAAAGCGGGGCTGATATCGTGAAGATCATCCATTTTCCATCCAATTGCCTTCTTGTGCCTTTTCAAAACCTCAAGTGCTGCCGTGACCTGAACCTCAACAAAGCATATGAAAGAATTACAGGTAAGGTATTATTCACTCGAAGAAAAACATAGCTAAGATGTGTTGGCAATTGCTTTAATTCCAAGTTAAGAGCTTCTTCCAGAGATGGCTTCGGTGAATGACCCAATTCTCTGTTCAAAGGTTCCACATTCATTTTTCACATGCTGACATTTGGCATATCAAGCACACTAGCTAACTCTTTAGCTTATATATCCTCTTCAATATCTTGACCTATCATGACTCTTTCCAAAGAATCTTTTGCTAAAATACATTGAGCTAAGACTTTCTCATCAATGATGGTTATAGCGGACAGCGCTTCATAGACTGTAGGTAACTTCAGTGCATTATATACATCGAACACCTCCACTTTGTCATGTGCTCTCATAATCAATCTACTTGCAGCCATATCAATAAGTGCACTACCTGTTGCTAAGAACAGGCGCCCCAATATAAAAGGAACATCGGTGTCaagctcaaaatctaatataacAA
This region of Solanum dulcamara chromosome 9, daSolDulc1.2, whole genome shotgun sequence genomic DNA includes:
- the LOC129903615 gene encoding uncharacterized protein LOC129903615 — protein: MPRSMLKKLGLGELKSTTILLQLANCSVARPDGIIEDVLVQVGSLIFPIDFVILDFELDTDVPFILGRLFLATGSALIDMAASRLIMRAHDKVEVFDVYNALKLPTVYEALSAITIIDEKVLAQCILAKDSLERVMIGQDIEEDI